Part of the Candidatus Cloacimonadota bacterium genome, TGTTTAGCCTTTCTTCGTTACGCTTGCAATCGATGCAAAGCTCAGTATACGGGATCGCTTTTAGTCGCGATGAAGAAATGTCTTCACCGCAGTAGCTGCAGACACCATAAGTTTTATCGTGGATACGTTTGAGAGCACTATCGATGTTCTTGAGATTTCTCAGTTCTCGTTCCAGCATATACGTTTCTTTTTCACGTTCATTAGAATCTGTTCCAAGATCAGCAATATGTGTTACATATGAGGAGATATTTCCTACTGCATCACGGATGTTCTTGCTCCAACTCTCATCAATTCCCTCGATGATTTTAACGACCTTTTGTCGTTCATTCATAAGCAGGTCCCTGAAAAAATCCAGCTTTTCACGTTCCATACAACACTCCTGACTTATATTTCCTTAAGAAAGTTTTGAATGAGCACTTTTAATTTTTTTTGCGCTTTTTTAGCAACCTCTTCGATACTTGTTTGTGCATGCGTATCAGAGTGAAAGAGGTTGGATAGGTTTGTAATTGTTGAAATGCCGAATATTTTCAGTCCAAGGTAAACACCCACGATAACTTCATGAACTGTTGACATTCCAACCATATCTCCGCCAATTGTCTTGAGCATTCTGCATTCTGCAGTCGTCTCTAAACTTGGCCCGAGTAATCCGACATACACACCCTGCTTGAAAGCAAGACCGCTGTCAGTCCAGACCTTTCTGGCGATTTCAATATATTTTTTATTATATGCATCATGCATGCTTGGAAAGCGGAGACCGAGATCAGGATCATTTTCACCAACAAGAGGATTGGATCCGGTCAGGTTTATATGATCTTTCATAACGATAAGATCCCCAACTTGCATTTCTTCATTAAGTGAACCAACCGCATTTGTTACGATGAGGGTTTGTATACCGAGTTCCTTCAT contains:
- a CDS encoding purine-nucleoside phosphorylase, with amino-acid sequence MKKIRPLVAESAEYIRSLYGDKPEIGIILGTGLNELATIIDVDIEIPYHDIPHFKTSTAPSHHGKMLFGTFNEKKIIIMQGRLHCYEGYTALETTYPIFVMKELGIQTLIVTNAVGSLNEEMQVGDLIVMKDHINLTGSNPLVGENDPDLGLRFPSMHDAYNKKYIEIARKVWTDSGLAFKQGVYVGLLGPSLETTAECRMLKTIGGDMVGMSTVHEVIVGVYLGLKIFGISTITNLSNLFHSDTHAQTSIEEVAKKAQKKLKVLIQNFLKEI
- a CDS encoding TraR/DksA C4-type zinc finger protein, whose amino-acid sequence is MEREKLDFFRDLLMNERQKVVKIIEGIDESWSKNIRDAVGNISSYVTHIADLGTDSNEREKETYMLERELRNLKNIDSALKRIHDKTYGVCSYCGEDISSSRLKAIPYTELCIDCKRNEERLNNNNHR